The proteins below come from a single Streptosporangiales bacterium genomic window:
- a CDS encoding mandelate racemase/muconate lactonizing enzyme family protein codes for MKIKDIRASVHTTSISVPLLAERISGYGREEQREFVFCEVETDDGLTGIALTGHFLVRSVVAAVVDHFLPVLRDMDVRDIEAIHERVSKKLNPRAMTGVVSSALSLVDIALWDIHGKAVGRSVAGLLGGARSEVGCYVTFGFPQYDREQLAAAARLHVDAGFTGLKLVVGVDKGGWREDAARVRAVREEVGDGVDIMIDANYLFRPIDALCLCRAIEDCDITWFEEPLHQNDARAMADLRTRTSIPLAAGQMEGHRWRLRELVEHQAVDVLQPNVCYGGGYTEARKAAHLAQVYNLPIANGGGWPHFNMHTMAGLTNGWLVEWHLGMVQVGELLFPDAPRPVGGTIAIPERPGLGLEVDREALRASRVANT; via the coding sequence ATGAAGATCAAGGACATCCGCGCCAGCGTCCACACGACGTCGATCAGCGTGCCCCTGCTCGCCGAGAGGATCAGCGGCTATGGGCGCGAGGAGCAGCGGGAGTTCGTGTTCTGCGAGGTGGAGACCGACGACGGCTTGACCGGCATCGCTCTCACCGGTCACTTCCTCGTCCGCTCCGTGGTGGCCGCCGTGGTCGACCACTTCCTTCCCGTGCTGCGGGACATGGACGTGCGGGACATCGAGGCCATCCACGAGCGGGTGTCGAAGAAGCTCAACCCGCGCGCGATGACCGGCGTGGTGTCCAGCGCACTGTCGCTGGTGGACATCGCGTTGTGGGACATCCACGGCAAGGCCGTCGGTCGCTCGGTCGCGGGCCTGCTCGGGGGCGCCCGCAGCGAGGTCGGTTGCTACGTCACGTTCGGATTCCCCCAGTACGACCGGGAGCAGCTGGCCGCGGCCGCGCGACTGCATGTCGACGCCGGCTTCACCGGACTGAAGCTCGTCGTGGGCGTCGACAAGGGCGGCTGGCGGGAGGACGCGGCACGCGTTCGCGCGGTGCGTGAGGAGGTCGGCGACGGCGTCGACATCATGATCGACGCCAACTACCTCTTCCGCCCGATCGACGCGCTGTGCCTGTGCCGGGCGATCGAGGACTGCGACATCACCTGGTTCGAGGAGCCGTTGCACCAGAACGACGCACGCGCCATGGCCGACCTGCGCACCCGTACGTCGATCCCGCTCGCCGCCGGACAGATGGAAGGGCATCGCTGGCGGCTGCGCGAGCTGGTCGAGCACCAGGCGGTCGACGTCCTGCAGCCCAATGTCTGCTACGGCGGCGGCTACACCGAGGCGCGGAAGGCCGCGCACCTCGCGCAGGTCTACAACCTGCCGATCGCCAACGGCGGTGGCTGGCCACACTTCAACATGCACACGATGGCGGGCCTGACGAACGGTTGGCTGGTCGAGTGGCACCTCGGCATGGTGCAGGTCGGTGAGCTGCTCTTCCCCGACGCCCCCAGGCCGGTCGGCGGCACCATCGCCATCCCGGAGCGGCCCGGCCTCGGACTGGAGGTCGACCGGGAGGCGTTGCGTGCGTCGCGGGTGGCGAACACCTGA
- a CDS encoding epoxyalkane--coenzyme M transferase produces the protein MKRSTDRILTSHTGSLHRSEDFEAAATRHFGPSGDDNTQWDALLSSEVESVVGKQRELGVDVVNDGEYSKSNWLYYVADRLAGFGDASVQPPSLSGGLGGATDIANFPTFYRDAAELDGVSIWRRHSESFFPDPEAPLKIQACIGPVTYKGKESLARDIANLKAGLAAVGAEPSDGFIGVAAPGTFGLLHVDEHYGDREAYFFALADAIGEECRAIAAAGLNVQIDDPMLPSIHDMLELDRQQTRELGELVVAATNRALEGVPEEQVRHHICWGSWNSPHASDIELEDVIHLVYQVKAQTYSVEAANVRHDHEWRVFEKSKLPAGKILMPGVVSHATNVIEHPRGVADRIVRFAGVVGRENVIAGSDCGFRARSHPEVAWAKLRSLSEGAALATKDLWP, from the coding sequence ATGAAGCGGAGTACGGACCGGATCCTGACGAGCCACACGGGTTCGTTGCACCGCTCGGAGGACTTCGAGGCCGCGGCGACGCGACACTTCGGTCCGTCGGGCGACGACAACACGCAGTGGGACGCGCTCCTGTCGAGCGAGGTCGAGTCCGTCGTGGGGAAGCAGCGCGAGCTGGGCGTCGACGTCGTCAACGACGGCGAGTACAGCAAGTCCAACTGGCTGTACTACGTGGCGGATCGACTCGCCGGGTTCGGGGACGCGTCCGTGCAGCCGCCGTCGCTGTCCGGCGGCCTCGGCGGTGCGACGGACATCGCGAACTTCCCGACCTTCTACCGTGACGCGGCCGAGCTCGACGGCGTGTCGATCTGGCGCCGGCACAGCGAGTCCTTCTTCCCCGACCCCGAAGCGCCGCTGAAGATCCAGGCGTGCATCGGCCCCGTCACGTACAAGGGCAAGGAGAGCCTCGCCAGGGATATCGCCAACCTCAAGGCCGGACTGGCGGCGGTGGGCGCGGAGCCGAGCGACGGGTTCATCGGCGTGGCCGCCCCCGGTACCTTCGGACTGCTGCACGTGGACGAGCACTACGGTGACCGAGAGGCGTACTTCTTCGCACTGGCCGACGCCATCGGGGAGGAGTGCCGGGCCATCGCGGCTGCCGGACTCAACGTGCAGATCGACGATCCGATGCTGCCCTCGATCCACGACATGCTCGAGCTGGACCGTCAACAGACCAGGGAGCTCGGTGAGCTGGTCGTCGCCGCCACCAACCGCGCGCTCGAGGGCGTGCCGGAGGAACAGGTGCGCCACCACATCTGCTGGGGGAGCTGGAACTCGCCGCACGCCAGCGACATCGAGCTCGAGGACGTCATCCACCTCGTCTACCAGGTGAAGGCGCAGACCTACTCCGTAGAGGCAGCGAACGTGCGTCACGACCACGAGTGGCGGGTGTTCGAGAAGTCGAAGCTGCCGGCAGGCAAGATCCTCATGCCCGGTGTCGTCTCACACGCGACCAACGTGATCGAGCATCCGCGAGGAGTCGCCGACAGGATCGTCAGGTTCGCGGGCGTCGTGGGTCGCGAGAACGTGATCGCCGGCAGTGACTGCGGCTTCCGGGCCAGGAGTCACCCGGAAGTCGCCTGGGCCAAGCTCCGGTCGCTCAGCGAGGGCGCCGCCCTCGCGACGAAGGATCTGTGGCCATAG
- a CDS encoding MFS transporter, translating into MLLVAQVAFVGALWGTERTVLPLIAKSEFGIASATSTLSFILAFGLTKAPANFVAGRLADRFGRRRLLLGGWLLGLPVPLLIAFAPSWSWVIVANLLLGAQQGICWSTSIFMKVDVSGKQRSGLAVGINEFAGYGGTAVLAYASGAIAASMGPRVAPFLLGEAFVLAGLATAWWLGQQTLFSLQPPRYDPSPAIPGTRFAFGGLCQAGFVVKLGDTLVWGLLPTYFHAHGLPVATVAVLAAAYPASWAVLQPFTGAASDRFGRRGAIISGMLVQAVGLGIVALSSGFGGWLAGLILLGAGTALTYPVLIAAAGDTALLHASRIGHYRFWRDMGFVAGALLIGQLSDRLGTSTALHILMLVPLASGVLVAVALSRRGRE; encoded by the coding sequence CTGCTCCTCGTCGCCCAGGTCGCCTTCGTCGGCGCCCTGTGGGGCACGGAACGCACGGTGCTCCCGCTGATCGCCAAGAGCGAGTTCGGGATCGCCTCGGCCACCTCCACGTTGTCGTTCATCCTGGCCTTCGGACTGACCAAGGCGCCGGCCAACTTCGTCGCCGGACGGCTCGCCGACCGGTTCGGCCGGCGTCGCCTGCTGCTCGGCGGCTGGCTCCTCGGCCTCCCGGTTCCGCTGCTGATCGCGTTCGCGCCGTCGTGGAGCTGGGTGATCGTCGCGAACCTCCTGCTGGGCGCACAGCAGGGCATCTGCTGGTCCACCTCGATCTTCATGAAGGTGGACGTCTCGGGAAAGCAGCGCAGCGGGCTCGCGGTGGGCATCAACGAGTTCGCAGGTTACGGCGGGACCGCCGTGCTGGCGTACGCGAGCGGCGCCATCGCCGCGTCCATGGGACCACGGGTGGCCCCGTTCCTCCTCGGCGAGGCGTTCGTGCTCGCCGGGCTCGCGACCGCCTGGTGGCTGGGCCAGCAGACCCTCTTCTCGCTGCAGCCGCCGCGGTACGACCCGTCGCCGGCGATCCCCGGCACCCGCTTCGCCTTCGGTGGGCTCTGCCAGGCCGGGTTCGTCGTCAAGCTCGGCGACACCCTCGTGTGGGGCCTGCTCCCCACGTACTTCCACGCACACGGCCTCCCCGTGGCCACCGTTGCCGTCCTCGCCGCCGCCTATCCGGCCAGCTGGGCCGTCCTCCAGCCGTTCACCGGTGCGGCCAGCGACCGTTTCGGCCGACGCGGGGCGATCATCAGCGGCATGCTCGTCCAGGCCGTCGGCCTGGGCATCGTCGCGCTGTCCAGCGGGTTCGGCGGTTGGCTGGCCGGGTTGATCCTGCTCGGCGCCGGCACCGCGCTCACCTACCCGGTCCTGATCGCGGCCGCCGGCGACACCGCCCTCCTGCACGCCTCCCGCATCGGTCACTACCGGTTCTGGCGCGACATGGGCTTCGTCGCCGGAGCCCTGCTGATCGGCCAGCTCAGCGACCGGCTCGGCACCTCGACGGCGCTGCACATCCTGATGCTGGTGCCGCTCGCCTCCGGCGTCCTCGTGGCCGTGGCACTGAGCCGGCGCGGCAGGGAGTAA
- a CDS encoding mandelate racemase, producing MVTIVDVRDVVVPIRSHLRNAYIDFSTMTVSVVALVTDVVRDGRPVVGFGFNSNGRYAPQGLLRERFVPRLLEAARTEPATLLDESETNLDPAAIWQVLMRNEKPGGHGERSVAVGVLDMAVWDATAKIARLPLWRLLADRTNGGEVTEEVFVYAAGGYYHPGATYAALTDEMRSYLDRGYSTLKMKIGGAPLDEDLRRIEAVVEGVLGGDAGRLAVDANGRFDLNTAIHYADALGPLGLRWYEEPGDPLDYRLQSVLADCYAGPMATGENLFSHADARNLIRYGGMRADRDVLQFDPALSYGLVEYLRTLDMLGAHGWSRQRCIPHGGHQMALNIAAGLGLGGCESYPDVFEPFNGFADHLAVDDSRVGLPDDPGLALERKQELYRTVLRPLADG from the coding sequence ATGGTCACCATCGTGGACGTCCGTGACGTCGTCGTCCCGATCCGGTCGCACCTCCGCAACGCCTACATCGACTTCAGCACGATGACGGTCTCCGTCGTCGCGTTGGTGACAGACGTCGTCCGCGACGGACGTCCCGTGGTCGGCTTCGGCTTCAACTCCAACGGTCGCTACGCCCCGCAGGGCTTGCTGCGCGAGCGTTTCGTCCCACGCCTCCTCGAGGCCGCCCGTACCGAACCTGCGACGCTGCTCGACGAGTCCGAGACGAACCTGGACCCCGCGGCGATCTGGCAGGTCCTGATGCGGAACGAGAAGCCCGGTGGCCACGGGGAGCGGTCGGTGGCGGTCGGTGTGCTGGACATGGCCGTCTGGGACGCCACCGCGAAGATCGCACGACTGCCACTGTGGCGCCTGCTCGCCGACCGGACGAACGGCGGCGAGGTCACCGAGGAGGTCTTCGTCTACGCGGCCGGCGGTTACTACCACCCCGGCGCGACGTACGCCGCGCTCACCGACGAGATGCGCTCCTACCTCGATCGAGGCTACTCGACGCTCAAGATGAAGATCGGCGGCGCGCCTCTCGACGAGGACCTGCGCCGCATCGAGGCCGTGGTGGAAGGCGTGCTCGGCGGCGATGCCGGCCGGCTGGCCGTGGACGCCAACGGTCGCTTCGATCTCAACACCGCGATCCACTACGCCGATGCGCTCGGGCCGCTGGGTCTGCGGTGGTACGAGGAGCCAGGTGATCCGCTGGACTACCGCCTGCAGAGCGTCCTCGCCGACTGCTACGCCGGGCCGATGGCCACCGGCGAGAACCTCTTCAGCCATGCCGATGCCCGCAACCTGATCCGGTACGGCGGAATGCGTGCCGACAGGGACGTCCTGCAGTTCGACCCGGCACTGTCCTACGGACTGGTGGAGTATCTCCGCACTCTCGACATGCTCGGCGCGCACGGTTGGTCCCGGCAGCGTTGCATTCCGCACGGCGGCCATCAGATGGCCCTGAACATCGCGGCGGGGCTCGGACTCGGTGGCTGCGAGTCCTACCCGGACGTCTTCGAGCCGTTCAACGGTTTCGCCGACCACCTCGCCGTCGACGACTCGCGTGTCGGCCTACCGGACGACCCCGGCCTGGCGCTGGAGCGGAAGCAGGAGTTGTACCGCACGGTCCTCAGGCCGCTCGCCGACGGTTGA
- a CDS encoding methyltransferase domain-containing protein: MDEGVFPPSSTTRVLGDAMRIRPGDTVLDAGCGCGVLSFAAVELGAGRVIGSDVSQAAVDCATRNAKRLGMAEIVEFRRGSLFEPVPDVRADVVIADISGIPDVVARASGWFPDGRGGGPTGAELPVAMLAKIRDHLAPAGRVYLPTATLQDEPAVLRAAKRVFGDHMREAASRDFPLPEAVTRVAEVARLISDGVIRLSRRGSRLFWRLTIWQCGTSDTIPT, translated from the coding sequence GTGGACGAGGGGGTGTTCCCGCCGAGCAGCACGACCCGGGTGCTGGGTGACGCGATGCGGATCCGTCCCGGAGACACGGTGCTGGACGCCGGATGTGGGTGTGGAGTCCTGAGCTTCGCCGCGGTCGAGCTCGGCGCCGGTCGGGTGATCGGGTCCGATGTGTCACAGGCCGCGGTCGACTGTGCCACCAGGAACGCGAAGCGGCTCGGCATGGCCGAGATCGTCGAGTTCCGGCGTGGCTCGCTGTTCGAACCGGTCCCTGATGTCCGTGCCGACGTCGTGATCGCCGACATCAGCGGGATACCCGATGTCGTGGCCCGCGCGTCCGGCTGGTTCCCCGACGGCCGCGGAGGCGGCCCGACCGGTGCCGAGCTGCCGGTGGCGATGCTCGCCAAGATCCGAGATCACCTTGCCCCCGCCGGACGCGTCTACCTGCCGACCGCCACCCTGCAGGACGAACCGGCCGTTCTCCGGGCGGCCAAGCGCGTGTTCGGCGACCACATGCGCGAAGCCGCGAGCCGTGACTTCCCGCTACCCGAGGCGGTCACCCGCGTCGCGGAGGTCGCCAGGCTGATCTCCGACGGAGTGATCCGACTGAGCCGCCGCGGCAGTCGCCTGTTCTGGCGGCTCACGATCTGGCAGTGCGGGACGTCCGACACGATTCCGACCTGA
- a CDS encoding LysR family transcriptional regulator: MDVRQLEYFLAIVDHAGFNRAAKHLHLAQPSLSQAIRGLERHLGVMLFHRIGRRVVLTDAGRALIQPARQVLRDVDTARAAIDSLKGLTAGEVDIACMPTPAVEPLTSIIGRFSERYPDVSVRVLAEFTPGGVIDAVRTGVAQLGLLGTPQPVQAAGIELHLLQEQRFVLIMRPDHPLGNKASVTAADLAGTDLIVVQHGTGQRQVVDTISAQGVDVRIAVEVEHREAILPLVLEGVGVAVMTEAWTSLSRKFALRVVPLEPTSFLQIYLAHRRARLTPAAEAFLNVAVG; this comes from the coding sequence ATGGACGTCCGTCAGCTGGAGTACTTCCTGGCCATCGTCGACCATGCCGGATTCAACCGGGCGGCGAAACACCTCCACCTTGCCCAGCCGTCGTTGTCACAGGCCATCCGCGGGCTCGAACGCCATCTCGGGGTCATGCTGTTCCACCGCATCGGACGGCGGGTCGTGCTGACCGATGCCGGTCGCGCGTTGATCCAGCCGGCGCGGCAGGTGCTGCGAGACGTCGACACCGCGAGGGCGGCCATCGACTCGCTCAAGGGACTGACCGCCGGCGAGGTGGACATCGCCTGCATGCCCACGCCGGCCGTCGAGCCGTTGACCAGCATCATCGGCCGCTTCAGTGAACGGTACCCAGACGTGTCGGTGAGGGTCCTCGCCGAGTTCACACCCGGTGGGGTGATCGACGCGGTCAGGACCGGCGTGGCACAGCTCGGACTGCTGGGGACACCGCAGCCGGTCCAGGCCGCCGGTATCGAACTGCACCTGCTGCAGGAACAGCGATTCGTTCTCATCATGCGGCCGGACCACCCGCTCGGGAACAAGGCGAGCGTCACCGCGGCCGACCTGGCAGGGACCGACCTGATCGTCGTGCAGCACGGGACCGGACAACGGCAGGTCGTCGACACGATCAGTGCGCAGGGAGTCGACGTGCGCATCGCCGTGGAGGTCGAGCACCGCGAGGCGATCCTCCCGTTGGTCCTTGAGGGCGTCGGGGTGGCTGTCATGACCGAGGCGTGGACATCGCTCTCGCGCAAGTTCGCGCTGCGGGTCGTGCCACTGGAGCCGACGTCCTTCCTGCAGATCTACCTGGCGCACCGCAGGGCCAGGCTCACCCCGGCGGCGGAGGCGTTCCTGAACGTCGCCGTGGGTTAG
- the egtB gene encoding ergothioneine biosynthesis protein EgtB, with protein sequence MSGVQPSVEELAAWVEDSCRQSLCLVADLDDAQMVGPLLPTVNPLIWEIGHLAWFQEKFVLRDACGEPPLMDAVDALYDSGAIPHDTRWHLGLPSRADTVAYVERVAERVAERVLDPNATDVVHHFARYTVHHYDTHTEALTYTRQTLGFPRPVLSGIGAAGDAETAGALPGDVTSDGGEFLLGALRADAFVYDNEKWAHPARVGPFAIARAPVTQAEFAAFVDAGGYDDPRLWSDGGAWLAATGARHPVYWRRGPDGEWQRRHFDTWVDLEPHLPVSHVCWWEADAFCRWAGRRLPSEPEWEFAATGGDRPKPTYPWGDAPESTRAATDWRSMGPVDVAAHPGGDSLLGCRQMIGNVWEWTASDFAGYPNFERDAYHENSEQFFGSRKVLRGGSWATRLRYLRTTYRNYFTPDRRDVSAGFRTCARR encoded by the coding sequence ATGTCAGGAGTGCAGCCGTCAGTTGAGGAGCTTGCCGCGTGGGTCGAGGACTCGTGCCGCCAGAGCCTGTGCCTGGTCGCGGACCTCGACGACGCGCAGATGGTCGGGCCGTTGCTCCCGACCGTCAATCCCCTCATCTGGGAGATCGGCCATCTGGCGTGGTTCCAGGAGAAGTTCGTGTTGCGCGACGCCTGCGGCGAACCGCCGCTGATGGACGCGGTCGATGCCCTGTACGACTCCGGTGCCATTCCGCATGACACCCGCTGGCACCTGGGGTTGCCCAGCCGCGCCGACACCGTCGCGTACGTCGAGAGGGTCGCCGAGCGCGTGGCCGAGCGGGTCCTCGACCCGAACGCCACCGATGTCGTGCACCACTTCGCGCGGTACACCGTGCACCACTACGACACCCACACCGAGGCGTTGACGTATACCCGGCAGACCCTCGGGTTCCCGCGGCCTGTCCTGTCCGGCATCGGCGCCGCCGGTGACGCCGAGACCGCCGGTGCGCTGCCGGGCGATGTCACGAGTGACGGCGGGGAGTTCCTGCTGGGTGCGCTCCGCGCCGACGCGTTCGTGTACGACAACGAGAAGTGGGCGCATCCCGCGCGCGTAGGTCCGTTCGCGATCGCGAGGGCACCGGTGACGCAGGCGGAGTTCGCCGCGTTCGTCGATGCCGGCGGCTACGACGATCCCCGGTTGTGGTCGGACGGCGGCGCGTGGCTGGCCGCTACCGGTGCCCGTCACCCGGTGTACTGGCGGCGCGGTCCGGACGGTGAGTGGCAGCGCCGCCACTTCGACACCTGGGTGGATCTCGAGCCGCACCTGCCGGTCTCGCACGTGTGCTGGTGGGAGGCCGACGCCTTCTGCCGGTGGGCCGGCCGACGGCTGCCCAGCGAGCCCGAGTGGGAGTTCGCCGCTACCGGCGGCGACCGGCCGAAGCCGACGTACCCGTGGGGCGACGCTCCCGAGTCCACGCGCGCCGCGACCGACTGGCGCTCGATGGGTCCGGTGGACGTGGCCGCCCACCCCGGAGGGGACAGCCTGCTCGGTTGCCGGCAGATGATCGGCAACGTCTGGGAGTGGACCGCGAGCGACTTCGCCGGGTACCCGAACTTCGAACGCGACGCCTACCACGAGAACTCCGAGCAGTTCTTCGGCAGCCGCAAGGTGCTCCGCGGCGGCTCCTGGGCCACCCGCCTTCGCTACCTGCGCACCACGTACCGCAACTACTTCACCCCCGACCGCAGGGACGTGAGCGCAGGCTTCCGTACCTGTGCGCGCCGGTGA
- a CDS encoding TIGR04348 family glycosyltransferase: MRWAAILRDLGHRVTPMHAYDGRPYDVLVALHARKSASAVRDFRAACPEGTVIVALTGTDLYPDLETAGVDLAVLAAAARLVVLQPAGAAQLPDALRPRTRVITQAVPPIPRQRPRSDCFEVAFLAHLRPVKDPLRLAAAVRLLPTASRIRVTHAGAAYTDELTAEASAESARNPRYDWLGPLPRDEALRVLARSRVLALTSLHEGGANVVSEALAAGVPVVSSHIPGSVGLLGDDYPGYFPVGDAEALARLLDLVERNEEGRYDDLVERCASLGGLVDPARERDAWRGLLADLPTGGA; this comes from the coding sequence ATGCGGTGGGCGGCGATCCTGCGTGACCTGGGTCATCGGGTCACCCCGATGCACGCGTACGACGGCAGACCGTACGACGTGCTCGTCGCACTGCACGCGCGCAAGAGCGCGTCCGCGGTGCGGGACTTCCGGGCCGCCTGCCCGGAGGGCACGGTGATCGTCGCCCTCACGGGCACCGACCTCTACCCGGACCTCGAGACCGCGGGCGTCGACCTGGCGGTGCTGGCCGCCGCCGCGCGGCTGGTCGTGCTGCAACCGGCCGGCGCGGCCCAGCTGCCCGACGCCCTGCGTCCGCGCACCCGGGTGATCACGCAGGCGGTTCCGCCGATTCCCCGGCAGCGACCCAGATCCGACTGCTTCGAGGTCGCCTTCCTGGCCCACCTGCGGCCGGTCAAGGACCCGCTGCGCCTGGCCGCCGCGGTGCGTCTGCTGCCCACCGCGTCCAGGATCCGGGTCACCCACGCCGGCGCGGCCTACACCGACGAGCTCACCGCCGAGGCGTCCGCCGAGTCCGCACGCAACCCCCGGTACGACTGGCTCGGTCCGCTGCCCAGGGACGAGGCGTTGCGGGTGCTCGCCCGCAGCCGGGTGCTCGCGCTCACCTCGCTGCACGAGGGTGGCGCCAACGTCGTCTCCGAAGCACTCGCGGCCGGCGTGCCTGTCGTCTCCTCGCACATCCCGGGATCCGTCGGCCTGCTGGGAGACGACTACCCGGGCTACTTCCCGGTCGGCGACGCCGAGGCCCTGGCGCGGCTGCTCGATCTGGTGGAACGCAACGAGGAGGGCCGGTACGACGACCTGGTCGAGCGTTGCGCGTCCCTGGGCGGGCTGGTCGATCCCGCGCGCGAACGGGACGCCTGGCGCGGGCTGCTCGCCGACCTGCCGACCGGCGGGGCATGA
- a CDS encoding helix-turn-helix domain-containing protein produces MGSNGALHWRGGVPLSQHLVFATGDPEAAVVGATGLLAPHRLTLPAGAAGFAARVNARRWRDVMVAYFSYGVELQVTAGPLSDIYAVNLPLSGHADVNYAGARFHSSTSTAAVFSTTDGSTMRWTADHTVLCVTIRRAALERHLSRMLGRSVDHRIRFAPEMSVRRTGASWGGVAQTLVDVAERVPVGGQSPFVTAELEQTVMTTLLLAQPHSYSSALLDGVPSASSRTVAGAVEIMRSEPGARLTVATIAERVGVSERSLQLAFRRQTGTSPGRHLRDMRLDRARHTLLTTAADERSISRIATEWGFFHLGRFAGAYRRRFGENPSQTSRRRRV; encoded by the coding sequence GTGGGGAGCAACGGCGCACTCCACTGGCGCGGTGGAGTGCCACTGTCGCAGCACCTCGTCTTCGCGACCGGTGATCCCGAGGCCGCGGTGGTGGGCGCGACCGGCCTGCTCGCGCCGCACCGCCTGACCCTGCCGGCCGGCGCGGCCGGCTTCGCCGCGCGGGTCAACGCCAGGCGGTGGCGGGATGTGATGGTCGCCTACTTCTCGTACGGGGTGGAGCTGCAGGTGACGGCGGGGCCCCTGTCGGACATCTATGCGGTCAACCTGCCGCTTTCCGGTCATGCGGACGTCAACTATGCCGGCGCTCGGTTCCATTCGTCGACGTCGACCGCCGCGGTCTTCTCGACCACGGACGGGTCCACGATGCGGTGGACTGCCGATCACACGGTGCTCTGCGTGACGATCCGTCGTGCGGCGCTCGAGCGGCATCTGTCCCGGATGCTCGGACGCAGCGTCGACCACCGGATCCGGTTCGCACCCGAGATGTCGGTGCGCCGGACCGGGGCGAGCTGGGGCGGCGTGGCCCAGACGCTGGTCGACGTCGCGGAACGTGTCCCCGTCGGAGGGCAGTCGCCGTTCGTGACGGCAGAGCTGGAGCAGACGGTGATGACCACGTTGCTGCTGGCTCAGCCGCACAGTTACTCCAGTGCCCTGCTCGACGGCGTCCCTTCGGCGTCGAGTCGTACGGTCGCGGGCGCCGTCGAGATCATGCGCTCCGAGCCGGGTGCCCGCCTCACGGTGGCGACGATCGCCGAACGGGTCGGAGTCAGCGAACGATCACTCCAGCTCGCGTTCCGGCGGCAGACGGGCACATCGCCCGGTCGGCATCTGCGTGACATGCGGCTGGACCGCGCCAGGCACACCCTGCTCACGACCGCCGCCGACGAGCGGTCGATCTCGCGGATCGCGACGGAGTGGGGGTTCTTCCACCTCGGCCGGTTCGCCGGCGCCTACCGCAGGAGATTCGGCGAGAACCCGTCGCAGACGTCGCGCAGGCGTCGGGTGTGA
- a CDS encoding tartrate dehydrogenase, with amino-acid sequence MDSTRTIRVAVIPGDGIGPEVVASGRTVLDALANASDGRFTFEWGEFPWGSDYYARTGRMMAEDGLARLRTFDAVYFGAVGWRSVPDHVSLWGLRLAICQGLDQWANIRPIRFLPGVTSPLRKADDAVLDWVVVRENSEGEYAGIGGRNLSARGPGREVAVQSALFTDFGCERIIRHAFDLARTRSSRKVTSVTKSNAQQYGMVLWDEVFERVSADYPDVAADSCLVDAMAARFVLQPESLSVVVASNLNGDILSDLGSALAGSLGLAASANLNPERQTPSMFEPVHGSAPDIAGKGVANPIGAIGSAALMLRHLGLPDDAARVDRAIEACAAAGHLPPDLGGTSGTEDVTAAIIDHLADEPTGDVREPSPDG; translated from the coding sequence GTGGACTCCACACGAACCATCCGGGTGGCCGTGATCCCCGGCGACGGCATCGGGCCCGAGGTCGTCGCCTCCGGTCGCACCGTTCTCGACGCCCTGGCGAACGCGTCCGACGGCCGGTTCACCTTCGAGTGGGGCGAGTTCCCGTGGGGATCCGACTACTACGCCCGCACCGGTCGGATGATGGCCGAGGACGGGTTGGCGCGGCTGCGGACCTTCGACGCGGTGTACTTCGGTGCGGTCGGTTGGAGGTCGGTCCCCGATCACGTGAGCCTGTGGGGCCTGCGCCTGGCGATCTGCCAGGGGCTGGACCAGTGGGCGAACATCCGCCCGATCCGGTTCCTGCCAGGCGTCACGAGCCCGCTGCGGAAGGCCGACGACGCGGTGCTCGACTGGGTCGTCGTCCGCGAGAACAGTGAGGGCGAGTACGCCGGGATCGGCGGACGCAACCTGTCGGCGCGGGGTCCCGGTCGCGAGGTCGCCGTGCAGTCCGCGCTGTTCACCGACTTCGGGTGCGAGCGCATCATCCGCCACGCCTTCGACCTCGCCCGCACGCGGTCGTCGCGGAAGGTGACCAGCGTGACGAAGAGCAACGCCCAGCAGTACGGCATGGTGCTGTGGGACGAGGTGTTCGAGCGGGTGAGCGCGGACTACCCCGACGTCGCCGCCGACAGCTGCCTGGTCGACGCCATGGCGGCCCGCTTCGTCCTGCAGCCGGAGTCGTTGTCGGTGGTGGTCGCCTCCAACCTGAACGGTGACATCCTCTCCGACCTCGGCAGCGCCCTCGCGGGCAGTCTGGGCCTGGCGGCGAGCGCGAACCTCAACCCGGAGCGGCAGACCCCGAGCATGTTCGAGCCGGTGCACGGCAGCGCACCGGACATCGCCGGCAAGGGTGTCGCCAACCCGATCGGGGCCATCGGGAGCGCGGCGTTGATGCTGCGGCATCTCGGGCTGCCCGACGACGCCGCCCGCGTCGACAGGGCGATCGAGGCGTGCGCCGCAGCCGGACACCTGCCACCCGATCTCGGGGGGACGAGCGGTACCGAGGACGTGACCGCGGCGATCATCGACCACCTCGCCGATGAGCCGACAGGAGACGTCCGTGAACCGTCCCCCGACGGCTGA